The proteins below are encoded in one region of Levilactobacillus namurensis:
- a CDS encoding AMP-binding protein: protein MSKLTLTLTQHLQRHSTQPVLKDAATQEWYTGGELAADVDQLKDQLRGLKVGHGDHVLVALPNVPVYPVLIQAIWELGAVVVPVAGTTTVEDLHRRMQQRVFAAYVVTPELLNAAVTAVSTVTRLQLNTAPELTLVRDLAVTGHVAATPTEADPALRLTVAQSPVTLTYAQLQRDVAATVATYQLTATDRTLLVTALTQQEAQLALLATRYVGGRVVMTQQFTASQFWPQVTDNQITHVSLRPLRLAALLRLADPSGLSTLRFMPEPASVPAWDRALRYRVSQADRRDSRFTNPQKKAIIKDNVPRTAGMTPGAG, encoded by the coding sequence ATGTCTAAACTTACCTTAACTTTAACGCAACACTTACAGCGCCATAGCACGCAACCAGTCTTAAAGGACGCGGCGACCCAAGAATGGTATACCGGGGGCGAACTCGCCGCCGACGTTGACCAGTTGAAGGACCAACTCCGGGGCCTCAAAGTGGGGCACGGTGATCACGTGTTGGTGGCCCTGCCTAACGTTCCCGTCTACCCCGTCCTGATCCAGGCCATCTGGGAATTGGGCGCGGTAGTGGTCCCCGTGGCGGGCACGACCACCGTAGAAGACTTACACCGTCGGATGCAGCAACGCGTCTTTGCGGCCTATGTGGTCACCCCGGAGTTACTGAACGCGGCTGTGACGGCGGTCAGTACGGTGACCCGACTCCAATTGAATACCGCCCCGGAATTGACGTTGGTCCGGGACCTGGCCGTTACCGGCCACGTGGCGGCGACGCCTACCGAAGCGGACCCGGCTTTGCGTTTAACGGTCGCCCAATCACCGGTCACGCTGACCTACGCCCAACTTCAACGGGACGTGGCGGCGACCGTGGCGACCTACCAGTTAACGGCCACGGACCGCACCTTGCTAGTGACCGCGCTGACCCAACAGGAAGCCCAACTGGCACTACTGGCGACCCGGTACGTGGGCGGTCGGGTAGTGATGACCCAGCAATTCACCGCGTCACAATTCTGGCCCCAGGTCACGGACAATCAGATCACTCACGTGTCCCTACGCCCTTTGCGCTTGGCGGCGTTGTTACGGCTCGCCGACCCCAGCGGCCTGTCGACCTTACGCTTCATGCCCGAACCTGCGTCGGTTCCTGCCTGGGACCGGGCGTTACGTTACCGGGTCAGTCAAGCTGACCGCCGTGATTCGCGGTTCACTAATCCCCAGAAGAAGGCTATCATAAAAGATAATGTACCCCGGACCGCAGGGATGACTCCCGGTGCGGGCTAA
- a CDS encoding DUF5776 domain-containing protein has translation MIAGVTASLSVPAQAASTYYTTNPGIIRVKKTVIYYKNAARTQKIKAIKKGHYAKISKVITTGKHPVLKTNTGKYVTANKAFVAKTAGYQNPKKYYQVNYTQIKPYGKVGYTVKRHYEGIKTWKIMRRLGTANGYNQYNQATYNAVKAFQRKHGLKVTGNVNQKTWVKLGFSKSSFKSIDSYVAPLGAHAWNGRSAHIEAMIHQAYKYLGKPYLVGSSSKPIYGTDCSGLVMQALYAGGINPAPISAIHHAYPGNEWNSRNLWASKKFQHVAYRNRQRGDLVFYYQPGTHTIWHVALYLGHNKVIESWPPRIMVQPIKNGQRSNIAGIARVFH, from the coding sequence CTGATTGCTGGGGTAACGGCCAGCTTAAGTGTTCCGGCACAGGCCGCCAGCACCTACTACACCACCAACCCGGGCATCATCCGGGTCAAGAAGACCGTTATCTACTACAAGAATGCCGCCCGAACCCAAAAGATCAAAGCCATCAAAAAGGGCCACTACGCTAAGATCAGTAAAGTAATCACCACGGGCAAGCACCCGGTCTTAAAGACCAACACTGGGAAATACGTGACGGCTAACAAGGCCTTCGTTGCCAAGACAGCTGGGTATCAGAACCCTAAGAAGTACTATCAAGTCAACTACACCCAGATCAAGCCTTACGGGAAGGTCGGCTACACGGTCAAACGGCACTACGAAGGCATCAAGACCTGGAAGATCATGCGTCGTCTAGGCACCGCCAACGGGTATAACCAATACAACCAGGCGACCTACAACGCCGTTAAGGCCTTTCAACGGAAGCACGGGTTGAAGGTTACGGGGAACGTGAACCAGAAGACCTGGGTCAAGTTGGGCTTCTCCAAGTCGAGCTTCAAGAGCATCGACAGTTACGTGGCACCACTAGGCGCCCACGCCTGGAACGGCCGGTCCGCCCACATCGAAGCCATGATTCACCAGGCCTACAAGTACTTGGGTAAGCCGTACTTAGTCGGCTCATCCTCCAAGCCCATCTACGGCACGGACTGTTCCGGACTGGTGATGCAGGCCCTCTACGCTGGAGGCATCAACCCCGCACCAATTAGCGCCATCCACCACGCCTACCCAGGTAACGAGTGGAATTCACGGAACCTCTGGGCCAGCAAGAAGTTCCAGCACGTGGCGTACCGAAACCGGCAACGCGGCGATCTAGTCTTCTACTACCAGCCAGGGACCCACACCATCTGGCACGTAGCGCTTTACTTAGGCCACAACAAGGTCATCGAAAGTTGGCCACCACGGATCATGGTCCAACCCATCAAGAATGGCCAACGGTCGAACATTGCTGGGATTGCGCGGGTGTTCCATTAG
- a CDS encoding matrixin family metalloprotease, with the protein MRTIRRLLGMLVLVVAVVLGYQNRATLVPQATAKVNQLRTELVTALDGNWVNRLVGQERDVATPSSSTTTTPMEPIVEGMRLSPTYYYHYSATLPAAGRRVFADAVSRYNATGIVHLVQGTAPAGKNSITFSVYHKRMAQNSAEIELGHGGPSITQRVSLAGTHDQNNANASLNADYGGAFSDAVATHELGHALGLDHSQSLLSVMYPISQGRSQLSAGDIAGLKAIYRSAKD; encoded by the coding sequence ATGCGGACAATCAGACGATTATTGGGCATGTTGGTTCTCGTAGTGGCGGTTGTCCTGGGTTACCAAAATCGCGCAACGTTGGTCCCGCAAGCTACGGCGAAAGTCAATCAGTTGCGGACGGAGCTGGTCACGGCCCTAGATGGCAACTGGGTCAACCGGTTGGTGGGTCAAGAGCGAGACGTGGCCACGCCAAGTTCCTCGACCACCACCACCCCGATGGAACCCATCGTGGAGGGGATGCGGTTGTCGCCCACCTATTATTACCACTATAGTGCAACGCTTCCTGCTGCCGGCCGCCGGGTCTTTGCGGACGCCGTGTCGCGGTACAACGCCACGGGCATCGTTCACCTGGTTCAAGGGACTGCGCCAGCGGGGAAGAACTCCATTACCTTCTCGGTCTATCACAAGCGGATGGCTCAGAATAGCGCGGAGATCGAATTAGGCCATGGTGGTCCCAGCATCACGCAACGGGTGAGCCTGGCGGGAACCCATGATCAGAATAACGCCAACGCCAGTCTCAATGCGGACTATGGCGGAGCGTTCAGCGACGCGGTGGCGACTCACGAGTTGGGTCACGCCTTAGGTTTAGACCACAGTCAGTCCCTGTTATCGGTGATGTATCCAATCAGTCAGGGACGCAGTCAGCTATCGGCGGGCGACATTGCCGGACTGAAGGCGATTTACCGTTCAGCTAAAGATTAG
- a CDS encoding C39 family peptidase, whose translation MFHHLWAGMVTLAALMTFGATVPAHADTATPTYAPILSRKKVNYYTKISANRPHNYKVYATGGAKSSEENLKPIATGQAYAHRSVHVTQEEKLPKGIWLKFSAGKGQTGWIHRNGTVKSLRKLKVPLIAQRPELPTGCEITATTMMLQYAGAKVTKMQLAKETPRSHNPNKGFVGSPYSPTGWWIYPKGLMGVVRKHVGHAKNLTGASFATFKKQINKGHPVVIWVANVDGFVNHAITLSGYSKTRAYYNDPWTHKKTSMKLATLAKHRKQDAYRALSY comes from the coding sequence ATGTTTCACCATCTCTGGGCGGGTATGGTCACCTTAGCCGCCCTGATGACATTCGGGGCGACCGTGCCGGCCCACGCCGACACCGCCACCCCCACCTACGCGCCCATCTTAAGCCGCAAAAAGGTGAATTATTACACCAAGATCAGCGCGAACCGGCCGCACAACTACAAGGTCTACGCGACGGGCGGAGCCAAGTCCAGCGAAGAAAACCTCAAGCCGATTGCGACCGGCCAAGCCTACGCACACCGGTCGGTCCACGTCACGCAGGAGGAAAAATTGCCTAAAGGTATTTGGCTCAAATTTTCCGCCGGCAAGGGCCAGACCGGCTGGATTCACCGCAACGGGACCGTAAAATCCCTGCGGAAGCTCAAGGTTCCACTGATTGCCCAACGGCCGGAACTGCCGACGGGGTGCGAAATCACGGCAACGACCATGATGTTGCAATACGCCGGGGCCAAGGTCACCAAGATGCAACTGGCTAAGGAGACGCCCCGCAGTCACAATCCCAACAAGGGGTTTGTGGGCAGTCCCTACTCACCAACGGGCTGGTGGATTTATCCTAAGGGCCTGATGGGCGTGGTGCGCAAGCACGTTGGCCACGCCAAGAACCTGACGGGCGCGTCGTTTGCCACCTTTAAGAAGCAGATCAACAAGGGCCACCCGGTGGTCATCTGGGTCGCTAACGTGGACGGCTTCGTCAACCACGCCATTACGCTCAGCGGCTACAGTAAGACCCGGGCGTACTACAACGACCCCTGGACCCATAAGAAGACCAGTATGAAATTAGCCACGCTGGCGAAGCACCGCAAACAAGACGCCTACCGGGCGTTAAGCTATTAA
- a CDS encoding PadR family transcriptional regulator, with the protein MAIQVPTELLDGCVLGALSRQDFYGYALTQAVRQHLPISESTLYPVLRRLKKNGWLTTYDEAYQGRNRRYYKLTRTGQQQLTKIQGEWGDFKQAMSELLEGKQNG; encoded by the coding sequence ATGGCCATTCAGGTCCCAACGGAATTGTTAGACGGCTGTGTCTTAGGCGCGTTGAGTCGGCAGGATTTTTACGGCTACGCGCTGACCCAGGCAGTCCGGCAACATTTACCCATCTCAGAATCGACCCTGTATCCGGTCTTGCGCCGGCTGAAGAAGAACGGGTGGTTGACCACCTACGATGAAGCCTATCAGGGGCGGAACCGCCGGTACTATAAATTAACGCGGACCGGGCAGCAGCAGTTGACCAAGATTCAGGGTGAATGGGGCGACTTCAAGCAAGCCATGTCCGAACTATTGGAGGGGAAACAAAATGGATGA
- a CDS encoding glycerate kinase, producing MTRIVIAADSFKGSATSQQVGEYLTNGIYQVDPEASVVTVPMADGGEGTVDSVLAALGGERRTTRVTGPVDQPVDATWGWLPAQHMAVIEMAAAAGLNLVQPDYAPLTASTYGVGQLIDAALTAGATTVYVGLGGSGTTDGGAGMLQALGARLLTATGDPIPRGGAGLRELALVDLSGLDARLARVNLVALTDVENVLTGPYGAAAVFGPQKGATPEMVQELDANLTHYQAALAAQNAFPLSCPGDGAAGGTGFGLRLLGATLAPGTATMLKLTQLAAKLQVADLVLTGEGRVDGQSLMGKAPIGVAKLAHAAQVPVILIAGSVGDDLAAVYAAGVDLVLSSTVAPMTVDQAIAQTESLLTNAGATAMRAYQLGQPTELKR from the coding sequence ATGACACGGATCGTGATTGCGGCGGATTCATTCAAAGGGAGTGCCACCTCCCAACAAGTGGGCGAGTACTTAACCAACGGGATCTATCAAGTTGACCCGGAAGCTTCGGTGGTCACGGTCCCCATGGCCGATGGCGGTGAAGGGACGGTCGACAGTGTCTTGGCGGCGTTAGGCGGCGAACGCCGAACCACTAGGGTGACGGGACCGGTGGACCAGCCGGTCGACGCGACATGGGGCTGGTTACCGGCCCAGCACATGGCCGTGATTGAAATGGCCGCGGCGGCCGGATTGAACCTGGTTCAGCCCGACTATGCGCCCCTTACGGCCAGTACTTATGGTGTGGGTCAGTTGATTGACGCGGCGCTGACGGCCGGGGCGACCACCGTTTACGTGGGCCTGGGCGGTAGTGGCACCACCGATGGGGGCGCGGGGATGTTGCAGGCCCTAGGCGCTCGCTTGCTGACGGCTACGGGCGACCCGATTCCGCGGGGCGGGGCCGGGTTACGTGAGCTGGCCTTAGTGGACCTCAGCGGGTTAGATGCCCGCTTAGCCAGGGTCAACCTAGTGGCCCTGACCGACGTGGAGAACGTCTTGACGGGTCCCTACGGTGCGGCGGCCGTTTTCGGCCCACAGAAGGGGGCGACCCCGGAAATGGTGCAAGAACTCGATGCCAATCTAACCCATTATCAGGCGGCCCTGGCCGCACAAAATGCCTTTCCACTGAGCTGTCCGGGCGACGGCGCCGCGGGTGGCACCGGGTTTGGCTTACGGTTATTGGGTGCGACACTGGCACCGGGAACCGCGACCATGCTAAAGCTCACGCAATTGGCGGCCAAGCTGCAAGTGGCGGACCTGGTCCTGACCGGTGAAGGCCGGGTGGACGGCCAGTCCCTGATGGGTAAGGCCCCGATTGGCGTGGCTAAGCTGGCACACGCCGCCCAGGTTCCGGTGATCCTGATTGCCGGGAGTGTCGGTGACGACTTAGCGGCGGTTTACGCGGCGGGCGTCGACCTGGTCTTGTCGTCTACGGTAGCCCCCATGACCGTGGACCAGGCCATTGCCCAGACGGAATCGCTCCTGACGAATGCTGGCGCTACGGCGATGCGGGCTTATCAGTTAGGACAGCCGACAGAACTTAAACGATGA
- a CDS encoding aryl-sulfate sulfotransferase, which yields MAHVQRTHKRLWTLAVASLAILTVGLAGCSTKTKTTASYKIKENKVGLTTDQIKKNLDVSILSTRQDKQKSLTATYKAAAENKDYTFDNPYVKINPYGSSPLSALVTFTTDDAVKVSYTVVGKTDHTSITNTVKGGYTTSHQVPVVGLYADTNNTVKITETTKNGKTTTKTLRMQTGALPKYVKNATITVTNKDKDKMSIGKNKLTILNRTTKQPMAVDADGAVRWYDTNYSQHMIEQWSNGHIMILSKKDVDSDVYNDLLETDYLGRVYKEYSFSAKTSSSDAGSISKAAAKANPETTVIHHDLVELPNHNLLATVSDGSKYKEDTMIEVDHNTGKIVKVIDMKKILPKSMYKDYKKGADGKIDWLHQNAIDYDKNDKSIVISTRNQDMIMKMDYKTKHIKWIYSGKKKSSWPKAYRKYVLTPTKGTTITGGQHGLYLLNNGNGAKASSEDFMLYDNNIAVTNGNKKTSGKYSQAVQYHVNTKNMTIKQTWAYGKSLGKTNFTSVIGYAEKQPNGNVLIDFGYKNGGNESNVIEVTKSGKQVFNLTMKNAGSKAYAYRAYRVPFYDSAYQFDATK from the coding sequence ATGGCGCACGTGCAACGTACTCACAAACGACTGTGGACCTTGGCAGTCGCCTCACTCGCAATTTTAACGGTCGGCCTGGCTGGTTGCTCAACCAAGACCAAAACCACGGCGAGCTACAAGATTAAGGAAAACAAGGTCGGCCTGACCACGGATCAGATCAAGAAGAACCTGGATGTCAGCATCTTATCGACCCGGCAGGATAAACAAAAATCCCTGACCGCGACCTACAAGGCCGCTGCGGAGAATAAGGATTACACGTTCGACAACCCTTACGTTAAAATCAATCCTTATGGCTCTTCACCATTGTCAGCCTTAGTGACTTTCACCACGGATGATGCGGTGAAGGTCAGCTACACGGTGGTCGGGAAGACGGACCACACCTCCATCACCAACACGGTCAAGGGTGGCTACACCACCAGTCACCAAGTTCCCGTGGTGGGTCTGTACGCCGATACGAATAACACGGTTAAAATCACTGAAACCACTAAGAATGGTAAGACCACGACCAAGACGCTGCGGATGCAGACGGGGGCCTTACCTAAATACGTTAAGAACGCCACGATTACGGTGACTAATAAGGATAAGGACAAGATGAGCATCGGCAAGAACAAGCTGACCATCTTGAACCGGACCACTAAGCAACCGATGGCCGTCGACGCTGACGGGGCTGTTCGGTGGTACGACACCAACTACTCCCAACACATGATCGAACAATGGTCGAACGGACACATCATGATTCTGTCGAAGAAGGACGTGGATTCTGATGTGTACAACGACTTACTGGAAACCGACTACTTGGGTCGGGTCTACAAGGAATACAGCTTCTCCGCGAAGACCAGTAGCTCCGATGCCGGCAGTATCAGTAAGGCCGCCGCTAAGGCTAACCCTGAAACCACGGTCATTCACCATGACTTGGTCGAATTGCCTAACCACAACTTGTTAGCCACGGTCTCCGACGGTTCCAAGTATAAGGAAGACACCATGATCGAAGTCGACCACAATACTGGAAAGATCGTTAAGGTCATCGATATGAAGAAGATCCTGCCGAAGTCCATGTACAAGGATTACAAGAAGGGTGCCGATGGTAAGATCGACTGGCTGCACCAAAACGCCATCGACTACGACAAGAACGATAAGAGTATCGTGATTTCCACGCGGAACCAAGATATGATCATGAAGATGGACTACAAGACCAAGCACATCAAGTGGATCTACAGTGGGAAGAAGAAGTCCTCCTGGCCAAAGGCTTACCGTAAGTATGTCTTGACGCCAACCAAGGGCACCACCATCACCGGGGGTCAACACGGACTTTACCTGTTGAACAACGGTAACGGTGCTAAGGCTTCCAGCGAAGACTTCATGCTGTACGACAACAACATTGCCGTCACTAACGGGAACAAGAAGACGTCCGGCAAGTACTCACAAGCCGTTCAATACCACGTCAATACCAAGAACATGACCATCAAGCAGACTTGGGCTTATGGGAAGTCCCTGGGTAAGACCAACTTCACCAGTGTCATCGGATACGCCGAGAAGCAACCTAACGGTAACGTCCTGATCGACTTCGGGTACAAGAATGGCGGAAACGAAAGTAACGTCATCGAAGTCACTAAGAGTGGCAAGCAGGTCTTCAACTTAACCATGAAGAACGCTGGTTCTAAGGCTTACGCCTACCGGGCTTACCGGGTACCGTTCTACGATTCCGCTTACCAATTCGACGCCACAAAATAA
- a CDS encoding matrixin family metalloprotease: MKWRMWCVGGLLVLLMMGGLYHSQLTPESTRWVNTQWDRVLRTLNLPRPVRPTPAQAATTKGATPIFKIIHGESLARTYYYRFNRNLPTDGRDVFETAVATFNRTGLVHLKPGVGPDGSNQVVFSTYWQTAKDPQKIELGHGGPEIVNTLNPRGMLTSNQATASLNRAYPQAFNDAVAIHELGHALGLEHSRDIDSVMYPTNQGNTDLTTGDLAGLRGVYGSRPRVAHP; this comes from the coding sequence GTGAAGTGGCGAATGTGGTGTGTTGGTGGATTGCTGGTTCTACTGATGATGGGGGGACTCTACCATAGTCAGCTGACACCGGAAAGTACGCGCTGGGTGAACACGCAGTGGGACCGCGTGTTGCGGACCCTGAATCTGCCCAGGCCTGTTCGGCCGACACCCGCACAAGCTGCGACCACTAAGGGGGCCACGCCCATCTTTAAGATCATTCACGGCGAGTCTTTGGCGCGGACCTACTACTACCGGTTCAATCGCAACCTACCTACGGATGGTCGCGACGTCTTTGAGACGGCCGTCGCCACGTTTAACCGGACGGGGTTGGTCCACTTGAAGCCCGGCGTGGGGCCCGATGGGAGTAATCAAGTGGTTTTTTCCACTTACTGGCAGACGGCTAAGGACCCCCAGAAAATCGAGTTAGGTCACGGGGGCCCGGAAATCGTGAATACGTTGAATCCGCGGGGCATGCTGACTAGCAATCAGGCCACGGCTAGCCTGAACCGGGCTTATCCGCAGGCGTTTAACGACGCGGTGGCGATCCACGAGTTGGGGCACGCCTTAGGGTTGGAACATAGCCGGGACATCGATTCCGTGATGTATCCCACAAATCAGGGCAATACGGACCTAACCACCGGGGACTTAGCGGGTTTACGGGGCGTCTACGGATCCCGGCCGCGGGTCGCCCATCCCTGA
- a CDS encoding cysteine hydrolase family protein — protein MTSTQALLIIDYTNDFVADQGALTCGQPGQALAQPIVALADQMVTAGDWVLLPTDVHTPHDPYHPESKLFPPHNVRGTWGRQLYGPLQDWYDQHRKATNVWQFDKTRYSSFAGTDLDLRLRERHVTTLHLVGVCTDICVLHTAVDAYNLGYQLVIHRDAVASFDQAGHDWALRHFQTALGAQIV, from the coding sequence ATGACAAGCACGCAAGCATTACTCATCATTGATTACACTAACGACTTCGTGGCCGACCAAGGGGCCCTGACCTGTGGGCAACCGGGCCAGGCCCTGGCACAACCTATCGTGGCCTTAGCCGACCAGATGGTCACGGCTGGTGACTGGGTCCTATTACCCACCGACGTTCATACGCCCCACGACCCCTACCATCCCGAAAGCAAGCTCTTTCCGCCGCATAACGTCCGTGGCACCTGGGGGCGGCAACTCTACGGCCCCTTGCAAGACTGGTACGACCAGCACCGCAAGGCCACTAACGTCTGGCAATTCGACAAGACCCGCTACAGCAGCTTCGCCGGGACCGACCTGGATCTGCGGCTGCGGGAGCGCCACGTGACCACCCTGCACCTGGTGGGCGTCTGCACCGACATCTGCGTCCTGCACACCGCCGTTGACGCGTATAACCTGGGCTACCAGTTGGTGATTCACCGTGACGCCGTCGCCAGCTTCGACCAGGCCGGCCATGACTGGGCCCTGCGGCACTTCCAGACCGCTTTAGGCGCCCAAATCGTCTAG
- a CDS encoding matrixin family metalloprotease, with amino-acid sequence MRQHRKFWKWVVLGAMLVMGVYYLSGLPVTQREALVQPDEPVTQTTPVKNQTHRPKATPTAAIVRDVPLSKTYYYHFKRNLPLPGRRAFRAAIATYNQTGSVHLIQGKAPAQANRITLRAYHKRMPKRANYRELGEGGPAIIRETSFWHVATWNHGTASMNADYPVSMTQAVAVHELGHALGLAHSRSSRSVMYPYKQHRVHLTHRDRAGLANIYQ; translated from the coding sequence GTGCGACAGCATCGAAAGTTTTGGAAGTGGGTCGTTTTAGGCGCCATGCTGGTCATGGGCGTCTACTACCTGAGTGGATTACCGGTCACGCAGCGTGAGGCGTTGGTTCAACCGGATGAGCCGGTCACCCAGACCACGCCGGTGAAGAACCAAACGCACCGGCCTAAGGCGACCCCCACCGCCGCTATCGTACGTGACGTCCCGCTCTCTAAGACCTACTATTACCACTTTAAACGAAACCTGCCGTTACCGGGGCGTCGAGCCTTTCGCGCGGCGATTGCCACCTATAACCAGACCGGCAGCGTGCACCTGATTCAGGGGAAAGCCCCGGCGCAGGCTAATCGAATCACCTTGCGGGCCTACCACAAGCGGATGCCGAAGCGGGCGAATTACCGCGAACTAGGTGAAGGGGGCCCGGCCATTATCCGGGAGACCAGCTTCTGGCACGTTGCGACTTGGAACCACGGCACGGCCAGCATGAACGCAGACTATCCGGTCTCGATGACCCAAGCAGTCGCTGTCCACGAACTGGGGCACGCGTTAGGGTTGGCCCACAGTCGGTCATCCCGTTCCGTGATGTACCCGTACAAGCAACACCGGGTTCACCTGACTCACCGCGATCGGGCGGGGTTGGCGAATATCTACCAATAG